The stretch of DNA TTGATCAGTGTTGTAATACATAGTGTCAGATGATAATTTTCCTTCTTGGTTCAGGTACGATGCAAGATTGTTCATCCCAGCGATAATGCTGCATTCATAGCTTCCAGAACCTCTGCACTCCACCTCAACTTCTAAAGAAGATTCTGTACTGGATCCAAGGTAGGTCACTAGAACTGTCTCTTTTTTATCTACATTTGAAAGTCCATCATCAATTATTTTCTGTATGCGATCTTGAAACTCAATAAACTTGTGTGCATTTTCAATATATTCAGAGTTTCCAAGAAGATATGCTAGCGTAATAACTGCTGATGATACGTCTCCACCTTCCCAAAATGGAAGTCTAATCATATCGATTTTTGATTCGTCTGAAAATTTATCTTCAATTCCTACAAAATATATATCTTCAGATCCACAAACAATTGCATCAAGATTTGTAGACATTATCGTCTCGAAGTCATATCCTTCATGGAATCCACTTCCAAAATTCCTTATGTTGGAGGTATCCAGACCTCTGTATATGTCGTTTGTACTAAGGCTATTGTAGATTCCACTGTCTGTCCATGTGAGAATGTCTGTAGCCCCGATAGCCATGATCCCATACATAATAGGCCAATAGTCAGCACCTATCGTATTCACAGGTTGACGTACGGAAGCAATGTTTCCATTTAGATTTTCATAATAGATCTCAGATGCTGTCCCTGCTAGAATAGCTTTCAGATACTCGACATCTTCTTGATTCGTTTTTCCATCGCAATTTGTATCGCAAAATTTATTTTCTTCATTTTTTCCATCTAAGACATTTTGCAGATATGTTAGATCATTGTTATCTAAATAATCATCACCATTTGCATTTCCATAAACCACGAGCCGAATGTCTGATGCAACCGACGGTTTATTATCAGTGCCACTGTTATTTGAATAAATCACTGCAATGGCTCCTCCTGCAACTACGAGGATAGCGACTACAATAATTGCTACAAGCTTGTTGTTCATAATCTCACTTGGATGTAATATCCAACCATTGGATCATATATCCCATATATTATAGTTGTGGAAAGAACGTAGGAGACATGATATTCGACAAAAACACAATTAAGATCTAAAATGATATATGTTATAAACAGATAAAAGAGTAGATTGTAAGCAGAAAATATCTTCTGCTTAAATCATCAACAGAGAATGATCCAGTTAGATCAATCGATATAGAATGTCTCTGGCGTTTTATACTCAGCACAACTTTTTATGAATTCATTTGTAGCGAGTTTATACATGAAGCCATGAAACGCCCTTGCATTCATTGGACATGCATGAATACAGGCTCCGCATGATATGCATGTTTCCTTGTTCGTCTTTTTTGGATGCTCTGCAGAAATTGAGTGTGTGGGACAGATGTCAACACATATGCACGATCCGTTACACTTACTGTCTCCTTTAGGCTTTAGAGGCACCTTTCCCGGTTTAATGTATTGTGAATTTCCTTTGACTTTAATGGTCATATAGCAATCTGGAGAAAATGTCGACAGCAGTTTACTGCAGTGGTCTGCAAATTCAGCAATAAGTCTGAGATCATTCTCATCAGGCCTTCCTGCTGCCACCTGAGGAAATATAGAGTGCTGAGCGATAAATGCCCCGGCACCTACTACACAGAAGTCATTTGCCTCTAAGAGATCTTTCAGTTCAATCAATGCATCTTCATAGTCGCGGTTTCCATACACAATTATAGCAATTGCAGGCTGTTTACT from Candidatus Methanomassiliicoccus intestinalis Issoire-Mx1 encodes:
- a CDS encoding periplasmic-binding protein, whose translation is MNNKLVAIIVVAILVVAGGAIAVIYSNNSGTDNKPSVASDIRLVVYGNANGDDYLDNNDLTYLQNVLDGKNEENKFCDTNCDGKTNQEDVEYLKAILAGTASEIYYENLNGNIASVRQPVNTIGADYWPIMYGIMAIGATDILTWTDSGIYNSLSTNDIYRGLDTSNIRNFGSGFHEGYDFETIMSTNLDAIVCGSEDIYFVGIEDKFSDESKIDMIRLPFWEGGDVSSAVITLAYLLGNSEYIENAHKFIEFQDRIQKIIDDGLSNVDKKETVLVTYLGSSTESSLEVEVECRGSGSYECSIIAGMNNLASYLNQEGKLSSDTMYYNTDQEYIIGKNPDWVIILGSGSGLFPNEDKLKTSYDVGAKYLVTTSAAKNNQIAVSGSGITSGTMQMNTALYLACTVYADAFENVDADAFLQEYIDNFTSVNNGLSSTDSDYLKADSTGFIYIPSKV
- a CDS encoding 4Fe-4S binding protein, which produces MSFDKATQVYFSPSGNTEKVIKAASSRICNDITEYNLLKTPLTEDIQISGDSVLIVAMPAYAGRIPEPCVSMINHLKGSKQPAIAIIVYGNRDYEDALIELKDLLEANDFCVVGAGAFIAQHSIFPQVAAGRPDENDLRLIAEFADHCSKLLSTFSPDCYMTIKVKGNSQYIKPGKVPLKPKGDSKCNGSCICVDICPTHSISAEHPKKTNKETCISCGACIHACPMNARAFHGFMYKLATNEFIKSCAEYKTPETFYID